The Branchiostoma lanceolatum isolate klBraLanc5 chromosome 10, klBraLanc5.hap2, whole genome shotgun sequence genome has a window encoding:
- the LOC136443036 gene encoding NLR family CARD domain-containing protein 4-like, translated as MQDDTITDELHAPQPSNIQQERKKDGDQLPAKRGAHCEEEIPIEGVFQGTIRNYYEVKLTKFKPLIWNDNFTFTLGDLFTELELITARKKRPGEMKRLDDLFNPKFSGKSKTQSCILIEAEPGGGKTTFMSKEALDAVSQKTELSRRYDIVLLIRLREVREGETIEEMVWDQCVPETTQGVNVPAIKAILQRNESRVLFLLDGYDELRPEAGTDRQAIPKLLSGKLYPNSTIVITSRPSAGVQQYAQPDCKARIIGFSFELVEKYVGQYFTAVGKQDQAETLIACLKDDEHLGSLTHTPIFLMLVCMLWEEDQTMVSTGTMTELYDNLLTCLVKKHCKREGVDIPDRIPEDLDVVLLKLGKLALEALLRKETQLDLAEVKRQNVNWELLLKLGVVFLEVSASKLYPREQLTFAHRTMQEFLAGRYVASVVMNQNIIELLKPTSVEEVFEHGTLIQFTCGRDLQAAETVIKELGHFIGMGLIYMRKMATKFVQPTEAIADIYNEFVLLCLSILNERAELGVLQIVRALPFMKLQNNTMDRKQHAALKYFLQNLQPSSTPYKMILEVDGFSLGYDEVQFLEQTFTCPTPGLRLHLTVNYPPLDSTGETSRLVSVLKNVPGLRALVLSSANLTPETLQILLWGLRHMSLPEELSLVSNFELGDAGMEVLQFGLDWVPHLTVLHIFRCNVTNASMASLAPHLGMLSELKELDLGENKIGDTGLESLITVFRNLIAMQELGLSRNGISPAGMRTLAPALRHLTGLTKLDISSNEIGDSGVECLADILSCLMAMKVLKLSETCISDKGISALVKPLPSLGALQELA; from the exons ATGCAGGACGACACGATCACTGATG AATTGCATGCACCCCAACCCTCAAATATTCAGCAGGAAAGGAAGAAAGATGGAGACCAGTTGCCAGCAAAGAGAGGAGCTCATTGTGAGGAGGAAATACCAATAGAAGG TGTGTTCCAGGGAACCATAAGAAATTACTACGAGGTAAAGTTAACAAAATTCAAGCCTCTGATCTGGAATGACAACTTCACTTTTACCCTCGGTGATCTTTTCACGGAGTTAGAGTTGATAACAGCACGAAAAAAACGTCCAGGAGAAATGAAAAGACTAGACGACCTGTTTAACCCAAAATTCTCAGGGAAGTCTAAGACACAAAGCTGCATTCTCATTGAAGCTGAACCTGGAGGGGGGAAGACAACGTTTATGTCCAAAGAAGCCCTAGATGCTGTCTCACAGAAAACGGAGTTGAGCAGACGGTACGACATCGTCCTGTTGATCCGACTCCGGGAGGTGAGAGAGGGAGAGACCATAGAGGAGATGGTGTGGGACCAGTGCGTTCCCGAAACAACTCAGGGTGTGAATGTACCGGCCATCAAAGCAATCCTACAGAGAAACGAGTCTCGGGTGTTATTTCTCCTGGACGGGTATGATGAGCTGCGGCCTGAGGCggggacagacagacaggccatTCCAAAGCTTCTGTCTGGTAAACTTTACCCCAACAGCACGATCGTGATCACCTCCCGACCCTCAGCAGGAGTGCAGCAGTACGCCCAGCCAGACTGCAAGGCACGCATCATTGGCTTCTCATTTGAGCTCGTGGAGAAATACGTTGGACAATACTTCACAGCTGTTGGAAAGCAAGACCAAGCAGAGACTCTTATTGCATGTCTCAAAGATGACGAACATTTGGGAAGTTTGACCCACACCCCAATTTTCTTGATGTTAGTCTGTATGCTGTGGGAGGAAGACCAAACAATGGTTTCTACTGGAACGATGACGGAGCTGTACGACAACCTGCTGACTTGCCTGGTTAAAAAGCACTGTAAGCGGGAAGGAGTGGACATTCCAGACCGGATTCCTGAAGACTTGGATGTTGTATTACTGAAGCTCGGTAAGCTTGCACTAGAGGCGCTGTTGAGGAAGGAAACCCAACTTGACCTTGCAGAAGTAAAGAGGCAGAATGTGAACTGGGAGTTGCTGTTGAAGCTCGGCGTGGTCTTCTTAGAGGTCTCAGCCTCAAAACTGTACCCTCGAGAACAGTTGACATTTGCCCACAGGACGATGCAAGAGTTCCTGGCCGGAAGATATGTCGCTTCTGTTGTAatgaatcaaaacatcatagaGCTGTTGAAACCAACGTCCGTAGAAGAGGTGTTTGAGCACGGTACTCTGATTCAGTTCACGTGTGGCCGCGATTTGCAGGCTGCAGAAACTGTTATAAAGGAACTGGGACACTTCATCGGCATGGGACTCATTTATATGCGGAAAATGGCGACTAAATTTGTACAGCCAACGGAAGCAATAGCAGATATTTACAACGAGTTTGTTCTGCTTTGCCTAAGCATCCTCAACGAAAGGGCAGAGTTAGGGGTACTTCAGATTGTCAGAGCCCTGCCTTTTATGAAGTTACAAAATAACACAATGGACAGAAAACAACATGCTGCTCTTAAATATTTCCTGCAAAACCTCCAGCCGTCTAGCACTCCGTACAAAATGATACTAGAAGTAGATGGTTTCTCTCTTGGTTATGATGAAGTTCAGTTCCTAGAGCAAACATTTACCTGCCCCACTCCGGGTCTGCGATTACACTTGACAGTAAACTACCCGCCTTTGGACTCAACCGGGGAGACATCCAGACTGGTTTCAGTTTTAAAGAACGTTCCTGGACTGAGGGCGCTGGTTCTTTCATCGGCAAACCTAACACCAGAAACACTTCAGATTCTGTTGTGGGGATTAAGGCACATGTCTCTGCCAGAAGAACTAAGTCTCGTATCAAACTTTGAACTGGGTGATGCTGGGATGGAAGTTCTACAGTTTGGGCTGGACTGGGTTCCACATCTGACTGTGCTccatatctttagatgcaatgTAACAAATGCCAGTATGGCATCTCTGGCTCCCCACCTGGGCATGCTATCAGAATTGAAAGAATTGGACCTAGGTGAAAATAAGATTGGTGACACCGGATTGGAATCCCTTATCACCGTATTCCGCAACCTCATAGCCATGCAAGAGTTGGGACTCAGTCGGAACGGTATTAGCCCTGCTGGTATGCGCACACTAGCCCCGGCATTGCGTCACTTAACTGGACTGACCAAACTGGACATTAGCAGTAATGAGATAGGGGACTCCGGGGTTGAGTGCCTGGCCGACATCCTTTCCTGCCTCATGGCCATGAAGGTGTTGAAGCTCAGTGAGACATGTATAAGTGATAAGGGAATATCAGCCTTGGTCAAACCGCTGCCTAGTTTGGGAGCATTACAGGAGCTAGCTTGA
- the LOC136443037 gene encoding methyltransferase-like protein 27 produces MLAETTTSLDTHHDPNSTPEETAKCYDNWSGNYEKELMTQLKCTAPRVCADAMEKTMGSSNRKEVRILDGAAGTGVCAEELLKKGFTNIDAVDGSQGMLDLAEKKQIYRRLICDFVGPIPLDIENNTYDAIACCSAFAAGHLKEDCLPEIIRVVKLGELQV; encoded by the exons ATGTTGGCAGAAACGACTACATCCCTAGACACGCATCACGACCCCAACTCGACCCCAGAAGAGACGGCAAAATGTTACGACAACTGGTCCGGGAACTATGAAAAG GAGTTAATGACGCAGCTGAAGTGTACTGCTCCCAGAGTTTGCGCCGACGCTATGGAGAAAACCATGGGCAGCTCAAACCGCAAGGAGGTCCGTATTCTTGACGGGGCGGCCGGGACTGGAGTGTGCGCGGAAGAG CTGTTGAAGAAGGGATTTACCAACATAGACGCGGTGGACGGGAGTCAGGGAATGCTGGACCTTGCCGAGAAGAAGCAGATCTACCGCCGACTCATCTGTGACTTTGTTGGACCGATCCCCCTGGACATCGAAAACA ACACATATGACGCCATTGCCTGCTGTTCTGCGTTCGCCGCGGGTCACCTGAAGGAAGACTGTTTACCTGAGATCATACGGGTCGTCAAACTAGGTGAGCTGCAGGTCTAG